Sequence from the Candidatus Effluviviaceae Genus V sp. genome:
CCCGAACGACACCGGTCTCATCGGTCCCGAGTTCTCGCTGATCACGACGAGCCGCGGTTCGCACGACGCGAAGCTCCGGGCGCTCGATCCGAACATGGCGGCCGTCTTCGTGCAGCTCCTCGAGCGGGCCGGGGTCGCGGAGGGCGACCTCGTGGCCGTTGGGATGAGCGGTTCGTACCCGCTGCTCAATGCGGCCATGCTCATCTCGATCGAGACGCTCGGCGCCGTCCCCGTGCCGGTGACGTCGGTCGGCTCGTCGATGTGGGGCGCGACCGATCCCGAGCTCACCTGGCTCGACATGGAGGCGATCCTCCTCGACCGCGAGATCATCGAGCACGGCTCGGTAGCGGCGTCGATCGGGGGCGGGGACGACCGCGGACGCGGGCTTCCGCCGAAGGGACGAGAGCTCGCCCGGGAGGCCGCGGAGCGGACGAACGTCCCGCTCATCGAGGAGCCGTCGCTCGACGAGTCGATCGTCAGGAGAATGGAGATCTACGACGAGGCCGCGGGTGATGCGGGGTACGCACTCTACGTCAACGTGGGCGGGGGATTGGGAAGCGTGGGGACCAGCCGGCTCGACGAACTCGTGCGCCCGGGCCTCTCGAGAGTGCTCGGGACGAAGAACTTCCCGCGGCGCGGCGCGCTCGTCCGCATGGCGGACCGCGGCGTCCCGGTCGTTCATGTCCCGTCTGCCGACCCGTTCATCGACCGGTACGGACTGACGATCGACCCCGTTCCGGTCCCCGAGGTCGGCACCGGGGGCATCTTCTATCAGGACCACTACAACGTGCCGCTCGTCGCCGTGCTGGCGGTGCTCTACGGCTTCCTTATCTTCGTCGTGGTGCGTATCGACCTGAAGCACTACCTGTTCAGACGACCGAG
This genomic interval carries:
- the pgsW gene encoding poly-gamma-glutamate system protein encodes the protein MKYRPGRVHGWALLALAVIGLLLLGVVERSRSPEAQPYFREKMQAATLTREALEAIREVRLGMGGPIDVVNDPNDTGLIGPEFSLITTSRGSHDAKLRALDPNMAAVFVQLLERAGVAEGDLVAVGMSGSYPLLNAAMLISIETLGAVPVPVTSVGSSMWGATDPELTWLDMEAILLDREIIEHGSVAASIGGGDDRGRGLPPKGRELAREAAERTNVPLIEEPSLDESIVRRMEIYDEAAGDAGYALYVNVGGGLGSVGTSRLDELVRPGLSRVLGTKNFPRRGALVRMADRGVPVVHVPSADPFIDRYGLTIDPVPVPEVGTGGIFYQDHYNVPLVAVLAVLYGFLIFVVVRIDLKHYLFRRPRSEGS